One Williamwhitmania taraxaci genomic window carries:
- a CDS encoding DUF6252 family protein, with the protein MLPNYCYNTDSLNGGIVTITLIDSIKNIISGTFYFTAMNEYSKVVIEVSNGRFDLNKQ; encoded by the coding sequence ATCTTACCGAACTATTGTTATAACACAGATAGTTTAAATGGCGGTATTGTCACAATTACATTAATCGATTCTATAAAAAACATTATTTCTGGAACATTTTATTTTACGGCAATGAACGAATACAGTAAAGTAGTTATTGAAGTTTCGAATGGACGATTTGACTTAAACAAACAATAA
- a CDS encoding IS30 family transposase, with product MAHINQEQRYVITIMLRQGKLQKEIAQIVNRSPSVISREIRRNREPKTGAYESSAAQRAYERRLKTKPKFCKLTGTVLANVKDRLKDDLRPEQIAGEARVLGIPCASHEAIYQLVWRDKKQGGDLHTHLRNKGRSYRKRGASKDKRGIIPGRVDISLRPAVVDQKERVGDWEIDTVIGRNHKGAIVTMNDRRTGLLRLRLVSSKEAGVVTIAAVESLSPLAHQMHTITADNGKEFAEHQVVAQKLKINFCFARPYHSWERGANENANRLVRQYFPKKTDFKAITQEQVQWVEDILNSRPRKRLGYRSPSLAYNQLTQVAFVS from the coding sequence ATGGCGCACATCAACCAAGAGCAAAGGTATGTAATTACCATCATGCTACGGCAAGGCAAGCTACAAAAAGAAATTGCCCAAATTGTAAACCGGAGCCCTTCCGTGATATCGCGGGAGATCCGAAGGAATAGGGAGCCCAAAACGGGTGCTTACGAGAGCAGCGCGGCGCAGCGCGCTTACGAGCGGCGGCTGAAGACCAAGCCGAAGTTCTGCAAGCTTACGGGCACCGTTCTGGCCAACGTAAAGGATCGGCTCAAGGATGACCTCCGCCCGGAGCAGATTGCGGGGGAGGCACGGGTTCTGGGCATTCCCTGCGCATCGCACGAAGCGATTTACCAGCTCGTTTGGCGGGATAAAAAGCAAGGTGGAGACCTGCACACCCACCTGCGAAACAAGGGCCGAAGCTACCGCAAACGCGGGGCAAGTAAGGATAAGCGGGGCATTATCCCTGGCAGGGTGGACATCTCCCTGCGCCCAGCGGTTGTCGACCAAAAGGAGCGCGTAGGCGATTGGGAGATCGACACGGTCATCGGCAGGAACCACAAGGGGGCCATTGTCACCATGAACGACCGAAGAACGGGGCTGCTTAGGCTGCGGCTGGTAAGTTCAAAGGAAGCCGGGGTGGTAACCATCGCTGCCGTAGAGTCGCTATCGCCCCTGGCACACCAAATGCATACCATTACTGCAGATAATGGGAAAGAGTTTGCCGAACATCAGGTTGTTGCCCAGAAGCTGAAAATAAATTTTTGCTTTGCACGGCCATACCACAGCTGGGAGCGCGGTGCGAATGAGAATGCAAACCGGTTGGTAAGGCAGTATTTCCCTAAGAAAACGGACTTTAAAGCGATAACGCAAGAGCAAGTTCAGTGGGTGGAGGATATACTTAACAGCAGGCCTAGGAAAAGGCTAGGGTACCGTTCACCATCTTTGGCATACAATCAGTTAACCCAAGTTGCATTTGTGAGTTGA